The proteins below come from a single Chryseobacterium sp. MA9 genomic window:
- the ileS gene encoding isoleucine--tRNA ligase encodes MSQFKEYKNLNLIDVAENVAEFWKQNKTFNKSVEIRQGNPEFVFYEGPPSANGMPGIHHVMARALKDIFCRYQTQNGKQVFRKAGWDTHGLPVELGVEKELGITKEDIGKKISIEDYNKACREAVMRYTDVWNNLTEKIGYWVDLDDPYITYKSKYMETVWWLLKQLYSKDLLYKGYTIQPYSPKAGTGLSSHELNQPGTYRDVSDTTVVAQFKVKKDSSALFNDVEGDVHILAWTTTPWTLPSNTALTVGRDIEYVVVKTFNQYTFEPVTVVLSSVLLPKVFGKKYAEGTDEDFANYTPETKVIPFRILKEFTGEKLVDTRYEQLVPWFTPNDNPENAFRVILGDFVTTEDGTGIVHTAPTFGADDARVAKMAQPEVPPMLVKDENDNLVPLVDLQGKFIKGENVPEVFSGTYIKNEYYDEGTAPEKSWDVELAILLKTENKAFKVEKYVHSYPHCWRTDKPVLYYPLDSWFVKMTAVKDRLVNLNKEINWKPKATGEGRFANWLENVNDWNLSRSRYWGIPLPIWRTDDLKEEKIIGSVEELYNEIEKSITAGLMTENPFKGFIIGSMAESNYELVDLHKNVVDKVVLVSDSGKAMKRESDLIDVWFDSGSMPYAQLHYPFENKELIDNNKAFPADFIAEGVDQTRGWFYTLHAIGTAVFDSVAYKNVMSNGLVLDKNGQKMSKRLGNAVDPFETLSVYGPDATRWYMISNANPWENLKFDIEGIDEVRRKFFGTLYNTYSFFALYANVDGFSYSEKEVENRPEIDRWVLSELNLLIKEVKAFYEDYEPTRVARAISTFVNDNLSNWYVRLCRRRFWKGEYSDDKISAYQTLYTCLEVVAKLSAPIAPFFMDQLYQDLNKVTGKENCESVHLTDFPVADESLIDQDLVEKTHLAQNITSMVFSLRKKENVKVRQPLQKVLVPVLDSKTEEQILAVADLIKQEVNVKELQLINAEEASHLIVKQIKPNFKALGPKLGKDMKVVGAEIANLTTEQIAGLEKEGKIDVQGYEITLDDVEISTKDIPGWTVTSDGKTTVALDLTLTDELKSEGIAREFINRIQNLRKDKDFELTDKINISIEENSPFLDDIKKNEEYISSEVLSNKIEIVSSLSNFNEIEIDEVNFKINVEKN; translated from the coding sequence CCTGAGTTTGTTTTTTATGAAGGTCCGCCTTCAGCAAACGGTATGCCTGGAATTCACCACGTAATGGCAAGAGCATTGAAAGATATTTTCTGCCGTTACCAGACTCAAAACGGAAAGCAGGTTTTTCGTAAAGCTGGCTGGGATACGCATGGTCTTCCTGTGGAACTGGGTGTAGAAAAAGAATTAGGAATCACGAAAGAAGATATTGGCAAAAAAATCTCTATTGAAGACTATAACAAAGCTTGCCGTGAGGCAGTAATGCGTTATACCGATGTATGGAATAACCTTACAGAGAAAATCGGATATTGGGTAGACCTTGATGATCCGTACATCACGTACAAGTCAAAATATATGGAAACCGTTTGGTGGTTATTGAAACAGTTGTATAGCAAAGACTTGTTGTACAAAGGTTATACAATCCAGCCTTACTCTCCAAAAGCAGGAACAGGACTTTCTTCTCATGAACTTAACCAGCCTGGAACGTATCGTGATGTTTCGGATACAACGGTTGTGGCTCAGTTTAAAGTAAAGAAAGACTCTTCGGCATTGTTCAATGATGTTGAAGGAGATGTACATATCCTTGCATGGACGACGACTCCATGGACGCTTCCATCCAATACCGCTCTTACTGTAGGTAGAGATATTGAATATGTTGTAGTGAAAACCTTCAATCAATATACATTTGAACCTGTAACGGTTGTGTTATCAAGCGTTCTTTTACCTAAAGTTTTCGGTAAAAAATATGCAGAAGGTACAGATGAGGATTTTGCCAACTATACGCCGGAAACGAAAGTAATTCCATTCAGAATATTAAAAGAATTTACGGGAGAAAAACTTGTTGATACTAGATACGAACAATTAGTTCCTTGGTTTACACCTAATGATAATCCTGAGAATGCATTCAGAGTAATCTTAGGAGATTTCGTAACGACTGAGGACGGTACAGGTATCGTTCATACAGCTCCTACTTTTGGTGCTGATGATGCAAGAGTGGCTAAAATGGCTCAGCCTGAGGTTCCACCGATGTTGGTAAAAGATGAAAATGACAATCTTGTACCATTGGTAGATTTACAAGGGAAATTCATCAAAGGAGAAAATGTTCCTGAGGTATTCTCCGGAACCTATATCAAAAACGAATATTACGATGAAGGAACTGCTCCTGAGAAATCATGGGATGTAGAACTTGCGATCCTGTTGAAAACAGAAAACAAGGCTTTCAAAGTAGAGAAATATGTTCACTCTTATCCACACTGCTGGAGAACAGATAAACCGGTATTGTATTACCCGTTGGATTCATGGTTTGTGAAAATGACTGCTGTAAAAGACAGACTGGTTAATTTAAACAAAGAGATCAACTGGAAGCCAAAAGCTACCGGAGAAGGACGTTTTGCCAACTGGTTGGAGAATGTAAACGACTGGAATCTTTCCCGTTCAAGATATTGGGGTATTCCGTTGCCAATCTGGAGAACAGATGACCTGAAAGAAGAAAAGATCATAGGTTCTGTAGAAGAACTTTACAATGAAATAGAGAAATCAATTACAGCTGGATTGATGACTGAAAACCCATTCAAAGGTTTCATCATCGGAAGTATGGCTGAGTCTAACTATGAACTTGTGGATCTTCACAAAAATGTAGTAGACAAAGTAGTATTGGTTTCTGATTCAGGAAAAGCAATGAAACGTGAAAGTGACTTGATCGACGTTTGGTTCGATTCAGGTTCTATGCCTTATGCACAGTTGCATTATCCTTTTGAAAACAAAGAATTAATAGATAATAACAAAGCATTCCCTGCTGATTTCATCGCAGAAGGTGTTGACCAGACGCGTGGATGGTTCTATACGCTTCACGCTATCGGTACGGCTGTTTTTGACTCTGTTGCTTATAAAAACGTAATGAGTAACGGTCTTGTTCTGGACAAGAACGGACAAAAGATGTCAAAACGTTTAGGAAATGCAGTAGATCCTTTCGAAACACTTTCTGTATATGGACCGGATGCTACCCGTTGGTATATGATCTCCAATGCAAACCCATGGGAAAACCTAAAGTTTGACATTGAAGGAATTGACGAAGTAAGAAGAAAGTTCTTTGGAACACTTTATAACACCTATTCATTCTTTGCTTTATATGCGAATGTTGATGGCTTCAGCTATTCAGAAAAAGAAGTGGAAAACCGTCCTGAAATTGACAGATGGGTCCTTTCTGAACTGAATCTTCTGATCAAAGAAGTAAAGGCTTTCTATGAAGACTATGAACCAACAAGAGTAGCAAGAGCAATCAGTACTTTTGTGAATGATAACCTGAGTAACTGGTATGTAAGATTATGCAGAAGACGTTTCTGGAAAGGAGAATATTCTGACGACAAAATCTCTGCTTACCAAACATTATATACATGCCTTGAAGTAGTTGCTAAACTATCTGCTCCGATTGCTCCGTTCTTTATGGATCAGTTATATCAGGATTTGAATAAAGTAACAGGTAAAGAGAACTGTGAATCTGTACACTTAACAGACTTCCCGGTAGCTGATGAAAGCTTAATTGATCAGGATCTGGTTGAAAAGACGCATTTGGCTCAGAACATTACAAGCATGGTCTTCTCACTGAGAAAGAAAGAAAATGTAAAAGTTCGCCAGCCGTTACAAAAGGTATTGGTTCCTGTATTGGATTCTAAAACAGAAGAGCAAATTCTTGCTGTTGCAGATCTGATCAAGCAGGAAGTAAACGTGAAAGAATTACAGTTAATCAATGCTGAAGAAGCATCTCACTTAATTGTAAAACAGATAAAGCCTAACTTCAAAGCTCTTGGTCCTAAGTTAGGAAAAGACATGAAGGTGGTAGGTGCCGAGATTGCAAATCTTACCACAGAACAGATTGCCGGTCTTGAAAAAGAAGGAAAAATAGATGTTCAGGGATATGAGATCACACTTGATGATGTGGAAATCTCTACAAAAGATATCCCGGGATGGACAGTTACTTCCGATGGTAAAACAACTGTGGCATTAGATTTGACGTTAACCGATGAGCTAAAATCTGAAGGTATCGCAAGAGAATTCATCAACAGAATTCAAAACCTGCGAAAAGATAAAGACTTTGAACTGACAGACAAGATTAATATCTCCATTGAAGAAAACTCACCTTTCCTTGATGATATTAAGAAAAATGAAGAATATATTTCTTCTGAAGTCTTGTCAAATAAAATAGAAATTGTATCTTCACTTTCAAATTTTAACGAAATCGAAATAGATGAGGTTAATTTTAAGATAAATGTTGAAAAAAATTAA
- a CDS encoding lipoprotein signal peptidase, whose protein sequence is MKKILAITFLVLLIDQASKIYIKTHFELNESIPVINGFFNKTFVENPGMAYGFHFGGIIGKYFLVILRVFLIGGMVYMFKKWLKDGASNYLLIPMAIIFAGAIGNLIDGMFYGMIFDTGTVYDASTDRWIGYGGISKLVPFGHGYSTFMKGCVVDMLHFPVVDWYVPESWPLIGGKHIEFFKYIFNVADSAITIGAAFLLIFRKKAFPNGLEF, encoded by the coding sequence ATGAAAAAGATATTAGCGATAACATTTTTAGTGTTGTTAATTGACCAGGCTTCAAAAATTTACATCAAAACTCATTTTGAACTGAATGAAAGCATTCCTGTGATAAACGGTTTCTTTAACAAAACTTTTGTTGAAAACCCGGGAATGGCCTATGGATTTCATTTTGGCGGAATCATCGGAAAATACTTTCTGGTAATCCTAAGAGTTTTCCTGATCGGAGGAATGGTATATATGTTTAAAAAATGGTTAAAAGACGGAGCTTCCAATTATCTTTTGATTCCAATGGCTATCATTTTCGCCGGAGCAATCGGAAATCTTATTGACGGAATGTTTTACGGAATGATCTTCGATACCGGAACAGTATATGATGCCAGTACCGACCGATGGATTGGATATGGAGGCATCTCTAAGCTTGTTCCTTTCGGACATGGATATTCTACCTTTATGAAAGGCTGTGTGGTAGATATGCTTCACTTCCCGGTAGTAGACTGGTACGTTCCCGAAAGCTGGCCTTTAATAGGAGGAAAACATATTGAGTTCTTCAAATATATTTTCAATGTTGCCGATTCTGCTATCACAATAGGTGCGGCTTTCCTTCTAATCTTCAGAAAAAAAGCATTCCCAAATGGGCTTGAGTTTTAA
- a CDS encoding DUF2683 family protein: MESIIVHPKNSMELSALKSVLKEMNIKFEKAHVKSSYNGQKVVKKASDNNNIKPAAKPSKPKGQ; encoded by the coding sequence ATGGAATCTATTATAGTACATCCAAAAAATTCAATGGAGCTTAGTGCACTGAAAAGTGTACTGAAAGAAATGAACATTAAATTTGAAAAAGCTCATGTTAAAAGTTCGTATAACGGACAGAAAGTGGTTAAGAAAGCAAGCGATAATAACAATATAAAACCTGCTGCAAAACCGTCAAAACCTAAAGGACAGTAA
- a CDS encoding TraR/DksA C4-type zinc finger protein gives MSDERVRYSDADLQEFKAIIKEKIEKAEKDLQLIRESFINDQNNGTDDTSPTFKAFEEGAETLSKEQNSILAGRQEKFVRDLKNALIRIENKTYGVCRVTGKLIPKERLLAVPHATLSIEAKNMQK, from the coding sequence ATGTCAGACGAAAGAGTTAGATACAGCGATGCTGATTTACAGGAATTTAAAGCGATCATCAAAGAAAAAATAGAAAAAGCAGAAAAAGATCTTCAGCTTATCAGAGAAAGTTTCATCAACGACCAGAATAACGGAACTGATGATACCTCTCCTACTTTCAAAGCTTTTGAGGAAGGAGCAGAAACATTAAGCAAAGAGCAAAACTCTATTTTGGCAGGAAGACAGGAAAAATTCGTGCGTGACCTTAAAAATGCTTTGATCAGAATCGAAAACAAAACGTATGGTGTTTGCAGAGTAACAGGAAAACTGATTCCTAAGGAAAGACTTTTAGCCGTTCCTCATGCTACGCTGAGCATTGAAGCGAAAAATATGCAAAAATAA
- the trpS gene encoding tryptophan--tRNA ligase codes for MSRILTGIQATGTPHLGNLLGAIIPAIELSKQEGNESFLFIANLHTLTQIKDAQTLRQNTYEIAAAWLACGLDTEKTYFYRQSDIAETCELSWHLSCFFPYQRLTLAHSFKDKADRLQDVNAGLFTYPILMAADILLYDAEIVPVGKDQLQHLEFARDVASRFNNQMGEILVLPQSELQEDTKYVPGTDGQKMSKSRGNIINIFLPEKELKKQVMSIESDSKSLEEPKDPETDKTFQIYQLVATPEQTEELRAKYLAGNFGYGHAKKELLDLILVRFEKERETFNYYMNNLDELEAKLQQGAEKTRPIALETLKRVRTSLGF; via the coding sequence ATGTCAAGAATTCTTACCGGCATTCAAGCCACCGGAACACCCCATCTTGGAAATTTATTGGGGGCAATTATTCCTGCTATTGAACTATCCAAGCAGGAAGGAAATGAATCATTTTTATTTATTGCGAATCTTCACACGCTTACCCAGATTAAAGATGCGCAGACGTTAAGACAAAATACCTACGAGATTGCTGCGGCTTGGCTTGCTTGTGGATTGGATACTGAAAAAACATATTTCTACAGACAAAGTGATATCGCTGAAACCTGTGAACTTTCTTGGCATTTATCATGTTTTTTTCCTTATCAAAGATTAACATTGGCCCATTCATTCAAGGATAAAGCTGACAGACTTCAGGATGTAAATGCGGGTCTCTTTACTTATCCTATTTTGATGGCTGCAGATATTTTACTGTATGATGCTGAAATTGTCCCTGTAGGAAAAGACCAGCTTCAGCACCTGGAATTTGCCAGAGATGTTGCCTCAAGATTCAACAATCAGATGGGTGAAATTCTTGTGCTGCCACAGTCTGAACTTCAGGAAGACACCAAATATGTTCCTGGAACAGACGGTCAGAAAATGTCAAAATCAAGAGGAAATATCATCAATATTTTCTTACCTGAAAAGGAACTTAAAAAGCAGGTAATGAGTATTGAATCGGATTCAAAATCTTTAGAAGAGCCTAAGGATCCTGAAACAGATAAAACATTCCAGATTTATCAACTTGTTGCTACACCTGAACAGACTGAAGAATTAAGAGCAAAATATCTTGCCGGAAACTTCGGATACGGACATGCTAAGAAAGAATTACTGGATCTTATTCTGGTACGTTTTGAGAAGGAAAGAGAAACGTTCAATTATTATATGAACAATCTTGACGAGCTGGAAGCAAAACTACAGCAAGGCGCTGAGAAAACCAGACCTATCGCACTGGAAACTCTTAAAAGAGTAAGAACAAGCTTAGGATTTTAA
- a CDS encoding vancomycin high temperature exclusion protein — protein sequence MKKIIKNIFKIFLLLLVAGIIFIAWANYSIKKDSESFVSYNIADVPEAKTGLLLGTGKLLANGTPNAYFYNRIKAASDLYKSGKVQYIIVSGDNSTKDYNEPEDMQLALMQEGVPQDKIILDHAGFRTLDSVVRAKDIFSQTKLIIISQKFHNERAVFLARKNGMEAFGYNAADVNKYAGLKTNIREYAAKAKAYWDLLFGVEPKFGGEKIVIP from the coding sequence ATGAAAAAAATAATCAAAAATATTTTTAAAATTTTCCTGCTTCTTCTGGTTGCAGGAATTATTTTTATTGCCTGGGCGAATTACAGCATCAAAAAGGACAGCGAATCATTTGTATCTTACAATATCGCTGATGTACCGGAAGCCAAAACAGGACTGTTACTGGGAACCGGAAAACTTCTGGCCAACGGAACCCCAAATGCGTATTTCTACAACAGAATTAAGGCTGCAAGCGATTTATACAAAAGCGGAAAAGTACAATATATCATTGTAAGTGGCGACAACAGTACCAAAGACTATAATGAACCTGAAGATATGCAGCTGGCGTTGATGCAGGAAGGAGTTCCACAGGATAAAATTATTTTAGACCATGCCGGGTTTAGAACGCTGGATTCTGTGGTAAGAGCAAAAGATATTTTCAGCCAGACAAAGCTGATCATTATTTCTCAGAAATTCCACAATGAAAGAGCCGTTTTCCTGGCCAGAAAAAATGGAATGGAAGCCTTTGGATATAATGCTGCTGATGTAAATAAATATGCAGGGTTAAAAACCAACATTAGAGAATATGCTGCCAAAGCAAAAGCTTACTGGGATCTTCTTTTTGGGGTAGAGCCTAAATTTGGAGGAGAGAAGATTGTGATTCCTTAA
- a CDS encoding DUF6576 domain-containing protein gives MSELLILGFIIAIILLFFNREWIKNRFFPDQQKNYTIDDQFNSDKREREKEIDRLLSKMGKNGINDLSEKDRKRLDELSKM, from the coding sequence ATGAGCGAATTATTAATTTTAGGATTTATTATCGCAATAATTCTACTGTTTTTCAACAGAGAATGGATCAAAAACAGATTCTTCCCTGATCAGCAGAAAAACTATACTATTGATGATCAATTCAATTCTGATAAACGCGAGCGGGAGAAAGAGATCGACAGACTTTTAAGCAAAATGGGCAAAAACGGAATCAATGATTTGTCTGAAAAAGATAGAAAACGACTCGACGAATTGTCCAAAATGTAA
- a CDS encoding HAMP domain-containing sensor histidine kinase yields the protein MKVSLKYYTIKYLIIILLFIIAVWAGLFYAYILDEVHDNVDDGLRNRKIQIIKAVYLNPQLLNNNDFGFNEFKINPIKAEEYQNKSRLYNKMYYMEYDDKDQPYRVLEADFIDQFKMNQRLIIRTSTVEEDELIYDLTTALIVLYLLLVISIVVINGYLLNKAMRPFYLILDKLKKYQFGIPFSQEKQTYKITEFEELNVEINEMIERNELVFYQQKQFIENASHELQTPLAIVINKIDLMVQNDDLDKKNLTFLTEVKNDLRRMVGLNKSLLMLSKIENSQFNKTSDVNFNGMIAQLVQNYEDFITFKKVEVNIIEKGQFMADFNQDLADILLSNLLKNAVKYNNEEGTLNIIVENNRITFQNSGTSVPLDKSRIFNRFYKQGSDHTSTGLGLSIIKTIIKQYPGWDIVYEFGDQMHYFILTKNNAR from the coding sequence ATGAAAGTCTCTTTAAAATATTATACCATAAAATACCTGATCATAATCCTGCTATTTATTATTGCAGTTTGGGCAGGATTGTTTTATGCCTACATTCTGGATGAAGTACATGATAATGTAGATGATGGATTGAGGAACCGGAAAATACAGATCATCAAAGCTGTTTATCTTAATCCTCAGCTTTTGAATAATAATGATTTTGGATTCAATGAATTTAAAATCAACCCAATCAAAGCTGAAGAATATCAAAACAAAAGCAGGCTTTACAACAAGATGTACTACATGGAATATGATGATAAAGACCAGCCTTACAGGGTTCTTGAGGCAGACTTTATTGATCAGTTCAAAATGAATCAACGGCTTATCATAAGAACTTCCACCGTAGAAGAAGATGAATTGATATACGATCTTACGACAGCCTTGATTGTGCTTTATCTCCTTTTGGTCATAAGTATTGTTGTAATCAACGGATATCTGTTGAATAAAGCAATGAGGCCTTTCTATCTGATTTTGGATAAACTTAAAAAATATCAGTTTGGAATCCCTTTTTCGCAGGAAAAGCAGACTTATAAAATCACCGAGTTTGAAGAATTGAATGTGGAAATCAATGAAATGATTGAACGTAACGAGCTTGTTTTTTATCAGCAGAAACAGTTTATTGAAAATGCTTCTCATGAGCTTCAGACTCCTTTGGCTATTGTGATCAATAAGATTGATCTCATGGTTCAGAATGATGATCTTGATAAAAAGAATCTTACCTTTCTTACTGAAGTGAAGAATGATCTGAGAAGAATGGTAGGGTTAAATAAATCCTTACTCATGCTTTCCAAAATTGAGAACAGCCAATTTAATAAAACTTCAGATGTTAATTTTAATGGGATGATTGCTCAATTGGTTCAGAATTATGAAGATTTCATTACATTTAAAAAAGTAGAGGTCAATATTATTGAGAAAGGGCAATTTATGGCAGATTTTAATCAGGATCTGGCAGATATTCTGTTATCCAATCTTCTTAAAAATGCTGTTAAATATAATAATGAAGAAGGAACCTTAAATATTATCGTTGAAAATAACAGGATCACATTCCAAAATAGCGGAACATCTGTACCTTTAGATAAATCAAGAATTTTTAACCGTTTCTATAAACAGGGATCAGATCATACATCCACAGGCTTGGGACTGTCTATCATTAAAACCATTATAAAACAATACCCAGGCTGGGATATTGTCTATGAATTTGGAGATCAGATGCATTACTTTATTCTGACAAAGAATAATGCCCGTTAA